In a single window of the Helicobacter felis ATCC 49179 genome:
- a CDS encoding citrate synthase, with the protein MSVTLIDNTTQERYEFETIKATRGANAIDFSKLYERSGLLSYDPGYASTAGCKSTISYTDGQKGELYYKGYPLDELVEKYKYSDVCRLLLTDALPKNAEESLEFELELRHRSFVHETLRNMFHAFPTDAHPMAKLSSGVSILSTFYSDHEVMRSEEDYQTMARRIVAKMPTLAAICYRNEIGAPIIYPDVSRNYTENILFMLRAYPHERLKQGLKGQIEISSLEVEAFDKILTLHADHGQNASATTVRNVASTGAHPYAAISAGISALWGHLHGGANEKVLLQLEEIGDVKNVDKYIARVKDKNDPFKLMGFGHRVYKSYDPRARILKKLKDDLQAKGVKMNPKLDEIAAKVEEVALNDEYFIARNLYPNVDFYSGTILKALQIPVRFFTPVFVIGRTVGWCAQLLEHVKNTQARIARPRQVYVGQ; encoded by the coding sequence ATGTCTGTTACCCTGATTGACAACACTACCCAAGAACGCTATGAATTTGAAACCATTAAGGCCACACGCGGGGCCAATGCGATCGATTTTTCTAAGCTGTATGAACGCTCAGGGCTTCTCTCCTATGATCCCGGTTATGCCTCCACTGCCGGGTGCAAATCTACCATTAGTTATACAGATGGGCAAAAGGGAGAACTTTACTACAAGGGTTACCCACTAGATGAATTGGTAGAAAAATATAAATATAGCGATGTGTGTCGCCTATTGTTGACAGACGCGCTCCCAAAAAACGCCGAGGAATCCCTAGAATTTGAACTCGAATTGCGTCATCGTAGCTTTGTGCATGAGACCCTACGCAATATGTTCCACGCCTTCCCCACCGACGCTCACCCTATGGCTAAACTTAGCAGTGGGGTTTCCATTCTCTCCACTTTCTATTCCGATCATGAAGTTATGCGCTCAGAAGAGGATTACCAAACGATGGCTAGGCGCATTGTCGCTAAAATGCCCACTTTGGCGGCCATTTGTTACCGCAATGAGATCGGTGCGCCCATTATTTACCCCGATGTGAGCCGTAACTACACCGAAAACATTCTTTTCATGCTCAGAGCCTACCCCCATGAACGCCTCAAGCAAGGTCTCAAAGGCCAAATAGAGATTTCTTCCTTAGAAGTGGAAGCCTTTGATAAAATTTTAACTTTGCATGCCGACCATGGCCAAAACGCTTCAGCCACTACCGTGCGCAATGTCGCTTCCACAGGCGCGCACCCCTATGCAGCCATTAGTGCGGGCATTAGTGCGCTTTGGGGGCATTTACATGGCGGAGCCAATGAAAAAGTCTTGTTACAACTAGAAGAAATCGGGGATGTTAAGAATGTAGATAAATATATCGCCCGCGTGAAAGACAAGAACGACCCCTTTAAACTCATGGGCTTTGGGCACCGTGTCTATAAAAGTTACGACCCACGCGCGCGCATTCTCAAAAAGCTCAAGGATGATTTACAAGCAAAGGGCGTTAAGATGAATCCTAAACTAGATGAAATTGCCGCTAAGGTTGAAGAGGTCGCCCTGAATGATGAATATTTTATTGCGCGTAATCTTTATCCCAATGTAGATTTTTATTCTGGCACGATTTTAAAAGCCCTGCAAATCCCTGTGCGCTTCTTTACCCCCGTCTTTGTGATCGGGCGCACAGTGGGCTGGTGCGCGCAACTCTTAGAGCATGTCAAAAACACTCAAGCAAGGATCGCCCGCCCCCGTCAAGTCTATGTAGGGCAGTGA
- the icd gene encoding isocitrate dehydrogenase (NADP(+)) gives MSYKPKYLPLPTEGQAITYEHGKLHVPNNPIIPFIEGDGIGVDITPVMRKVVDAAVHKAYNGEKKIAWYEVFVGEKCFNKFKDHAELSLEEQWLLPDTIDALNHFKVSIKGPLTTPVGEGFRSLNVALRQKMDLYVCLRPVRWYSSPSPVKNPEKVDMVIFRENSEDIYAGIEFNQNTPESKKLIKFLQEELKVTKIRFPETSSVGIKPISLEGTERLVRKAIQYAIDNDRHSVTFVHKGNIMKYTEGAFMKWGYALAQREFGAQLLDGGPWCTLKNPKTGKEIVIKDMIADAFLQQILLRPAEYDVIATMNLNGDYISDALAAMVGGIGIAPGANMNDSVAMFEATHGTAPKYAGQNKVNPGSIILSAEMMLRHMGWIEAADLIVKGMQKAIESKKVTYDFARLMEGATEVSSSEFGEVIIAHL, from the coding sequence ATGTCTTACAAACCCAAGTACTTACCTTTGCCTACAGAGGGACAGGCTATCACTTATGAACATGGTAAATTGCATGTCCCTAATAACCCCATCATTCCTTTTATTGAGGGCGATGGTATTGGTGTAGATATTACCCCCGTGATGCGTAAAGTCGTGGATGCGGCCGTGCACAAAGCTTACAACGGAGAGAAAAAAATCGCTTGGTATGAGGTTTTTGTGGGCGAAAAATGCTTTAACAAATTTAAAGACCATGCAGAATTGAGCTTAGAAGAACAATGGCTCTTGCCCGATACCATTGACGCGCTCAACCATTTTAAAGTGTCTATTAAAGGTCCTTTAACCACCCCCGTAGGCGAGGGTTTTAGGTCGCTCAATGTCGCCCTGCGCCAAAAAATGGATTTATATGTCTGCTTGCGCCCCGTGCGTTGGTATTCTAGCCCCAGCCCTGTTAAAAACCCTGAAAAGGTAGACATGGTGATTTTCCGTGAAAATAGCGAGGACATTTATGCGGGCATTGAGTTTAACCAAAACACTCCCGAGTCCAAAAAGCTCATTAAATTCTTGCAAGAAGAGCTCAAGGTTACTAAAATCCGTTTCCCGGAAACTAGCAGTGTAGGCATTAAACCTATTAGCCTAGAGGGCACAGAGAGGCTCGTGCGCAAGGCGATCCAATATGCCATCGATAACGATCGCCATAGCGTAACCTTCGTGCACAAGGGGAATATTATGAAATACACAGAGGGGGCGTTTATGAAATGGGGTTATGCTCTGGCTCAAAGAGAGTTTGGGGCACAATTGCTGGATGGTGGCCCTTGGTGCACGCTTAAAAACCCCAAAACCGGTAAGGAAATCGTGATCAAAGACATGATCGCCGATGCTTTCTTGCAACAAATCTTACTACGCCCGGCCGAATACGATGTGATCGCCACGATGAATCTCAATGGAGACTACATTTCAGACGCGCTGGCTGCAATGGTGGGTGGAATTGGGATCGCTCCGGGTGCTAACATGAATGACAGCGTAGCGATGTTTGAAGCCACACACGGGACCGCCCCCAAATACGCTGGACAAAATAAAGTCAATCCGGGCTCTATTATCTTGAGCGCGGAGATGATGTTGCGCCACATGGGTTGGATCGAAGCGGCAGATTTGATTGTAAAAGGCATGCAAAAAGCCATTGAGAGCAAAAAAGTAACTTACGACTTCGCGCGCTTGATGGAGGGCGCTACGGAGGTTTCTAGCTCAGAATTTGGCGAGGTGATCATCGCGCATTTGTAG
- a CDS encoding sulfite exporter TauE/SafE family protein: MEHTQALVLGVVGFVTGITAGFFGIGGGEIVVPAAIFAGFSYSHAVGISLSQMLFSSLVGSFINYKKGLLDLKEGFFAAMGGLMGAILGSFLLKLIDDRILMGVFVVVVCYTFVKYAFSPSNASNQHSAHFKMHSKPHKPKPIKSFTWGISREHGILILAGFVTGIFSIPLGMGGGILMVPFLGYFLKYDTHKIVPLGLFFVIFSSLSGVISLYHSGVLDDRALQAGSITGLGALVGVGIGIKLILLANERIHKVLLLCIYALSITATLYKLITG; the protein is encoded by the coding sequence TTGGAACACACGCAAGCTCTTGTATTGGGCGTAGTGGGCTTTGTTACGGGCATTACAGCGGGCTTTTTTGGTATTGGGGGAGGCGAGATTGTCGTGCCTGCGGCCATTTTTGCCGGCTTTAGCTACAGCCATGCAGTAGGGATTTCTCTCTCCCAAATGCTTTTTTCCTCTTTGGTGGGATCGTTTATCAACTATAAAAAAGGGCTCTTGGATTTAAAAGAGGGTTTTTTTGCTGCGATGGGGGGATTGATGGGGGCGATCTTGGGAAGTTTTTTACTTAAGCTGATCGATGATCGCATTTTAATGGGGGTCTTTGTCGTGGTGGTGTGCTACACATTTGTCAAATACGCTTTTAGCCCTTCTAATGCCTCAAATCAGCACAGCGCGCACTTTAAGATGCACTCCAAGCCTCATAAACCCAAGCCTATCAAATCTTTTACATGGGGAATTAGCAGAGAACACGGAATTTTGATTTTAGCGGGCTTTGTAACTGGGATTTTTTCTATCCCTCTTGGCATGGGCGGGGGGATTTTAATGGTGCCCTTCTTGGGCTATTTCCTCAAATACGACACCCATAAAATCGTGCCTCTAGGGTTATTCTTTGTGATCTTTTCTTCTCTCTCGGGGGTCATTTCTCTATACCACTCGGGCGTGTTAGACGATCGCGCCCTGCAGGCTGGATCCATCACAGGGCTAGGCGCGCTGGTGGGCGTGGGCATAGGGATCAAACTCATTTTATTAGCCAATGAGAGAATCCATAAAGTGTTATTGCTCTGCATTTACGCTTTGAGCATTACAGCCACGCTCTATAAGCTGATCACAGGCTAA
- a CDS encoding methyl-accepting chemotaxis protein, producing the protein MGFKQKIALMLVGVLTLSFGTFGVFVERFVHSIFMKNTTQELLSIVRIHSDWIQAWNQKTLELFTNSQHVVLEHGVQDLNELKIALKYTTKNLDAFQTYVGLENGAMYADSMEAPKGYDPRVRPWYQNAKTTNKISVTRVYADKFTGKLVITYSAPLVIKGKFVGVFGSDISLNFFTSHTKRMATEALNFLDLTDASGVVLSSNDVPIGGSITKSQALQDKAQTILNHKEGVEIGKDAQGEKILIVYSTVPEYGWKVIARISLKEAFKHISKLRVLMLIISFLSLFSTLTIVVSWLYYLMRPLDRLKRLSLDLTAGDKDLTKRLPCANKHSKQDEIAAITRNINAFIEQMQSVMRHFKEISSRRTKVSVTLIESTTNVHASANRAIVVVEEAVSRSQHNIDTILEHVKNVEDNNQKLNQTGAYLGTAHEQMRELNTRLEHNASQSVEFAHRLEETAKGTESIKEVLTIIDDIAAQTNLLALNAAIEAARAGEYGRGFAVVADEVRKLAEKTQSSLISIDTTINEMVQGVQDINQHLGQNAKELSQTSDLATSVQEVMQQSVQGIEEVIACARKDTQHLQEVVQDSRDISREVKELSALAHSEQKDIENMRTNQTSLDDLYSALSKEIDQFKA; encoded by the coding sequence TTGGGTTTTAAGCAGAAAATCGCTTTGATGTTAGTGGGTGTACTGACTTTGAGTTTTGGCACCTTTGGTGTTTTTGTAGAACGCTTTGTACACAGCATTTTTATGAAAAACACCACACAAGAACTTTTAAGTATTGTGCGCATCCATAGCGATTGGATACAAGCTTGGAATCAAAAAACCCTAGAATTATTTACAAATAGCCAGCATGTCGTGCTTGAACATGGTGTGCAAGATCTCAATGAGCTAAAAATTGCCCTCAAATACACGACAAAAAACTTAGATGCCTTTCAAACTTATGTTGGCCTAGAAAATGGGGCTATGTATGCAGACTCTATGGAGGCTCCCAAAGGCTACGATCCGCGCGTGCGCCCTTGGTATCAAAATGCCAAAACAACCAATAAAATTTCGGTCACTAGAGTCTATGCAGATAAATTTACTGGCAAACTTGTGATCACCTACAGCGCGCCTCTTGTTATCAAGGGTAAATTCGTGGGCGTTTTTGGCAGCGATATTTCACTCAACTTTTTTACCTCACACACTAAAAGAATGGCTACAGAAGCTCTAAATTTCTTAGATTTAACGGATGCTTCAGGGGTCGTATTAAGTTCCAATGATGTTCCTATAGGAGGAAGTATCACTAAAAGCCAAGCTCTCCAAGACAAGGCGCAGACTATTTTGAATCACAAAGAGGGTGTTGAGATAGGCAAGGACGCACAGGGAGAGAAAATTCTTATTGTGTATTCCACAGTGCCTGAGTATGGCTGGAAAGTCATTGCGCGCATTTCGCTCAAAGAGGCCTTTAAGCATATCTCAAAATTGCGAGTCCTCATGCTGATTATCTCCTTTTTGAGCCTTTTTAGCACATTGACTATTGTCGTATCTTGGCTCTATTATTTAATGCGTCCTTTAGATCGCCTCAAACGCTTGAGTTTAGATTTAACCGCTGGAGATAAGGATCTAACAAAACGCCTACCTTGCGCAAACAAGCATAGCAAACAAGATGAGATCGCAGCCATCACACGCAATATCAATGCCTTTATTGAGCAGATGCAAAGCGTGATGCGCCACTTTAAAGAGATTAGTAGTCGGCGCACTAAGGTATCGGTCACTCTTATAGAGAGCACAACCAATGTGCATGCGAGCGCTAATCGCGCGATTGTGGTGGTAGAAGAGGCGGTCAGCAGAAGCCAGCACAATATAGATACAATTTTAGAGCATGTTAAAAATGTGGAGGATAATAACCAAAAACTCAACCAAACTGGCGCGTATTTAGGCACTGCACACGAGCAAATGAGAGAGCTCAACACGCGTTTAGAACACAATGCTAGTCAAAGCGTGGAATTTGCTCATAGACTAGAAGAAACCGCCAAAGGGACAGAGAGCATCAAAGAAGTGTTAACCATCATCGATGATATCGCCGCACAGACGAATTTACTCGCGCTCAATGCGGCCATTGAGGCAGCGCGTGCGGGCGAATATGGCAGAGGTTTTGCGGTGGTGGCCGATGAAGTGCGCAAATTGGCAGAAAAAACCCAAAGCAGTTTGATTAGCATTGACACCACCATTAATGAAATGGTGCAAGGAGTGCAAGACATCAACCAGCATTTAGGACAAAATGCCAAAGAACTCAGCCAAACCTCAGATCTAGCAACTAGCGTGCAGGAAGTGATGCAACAAAGCGTGCAGGGGATTGAAGAGGTGATCGCTTGCGCGCGCAAAGACACACAACACCTCCAAGAGGTTGTGCAGGATAGCCGCGACATTAGCCGGGAAGTCAAAGAACTCAGCGCGCTTGCACACTCAGAACAAAAAGATATTGAAAACATGCGCACTAACCAAACTTCCCTAGACGATCTCTACAGCGCATTGAGTAAAGAAATCGATCAATTTAAGGCCTAA
- a CDS encoding ABC transporter ATP-binding protein codes for MMLQVRHLCKSRFGRKILDNISFDLHAGEMVALLGPNGVGKSTLLKILAGLCARYQGEIMIQGHKIGLESKKIIAYLSDQNFIAPQAIALKMLDFYQDFFQDFNRERALELLERFKIPLQTPFKYFSKGMQERLQLLLTLSRKAQLFLLDEPLGGVDPCAREEILALILEQCAQASVLLATHLIYEIAPYAHRAIFLKEGKILVCEKKADLEQAYKEWAR; via the coding sequence CTGATGTTACAAGTGCGCCATCTTTGTAAAAGCCGTTTTGGGCGTAAAATCTTAGATAATATTAGTTTTGACCTGCATGCTGGAGAAATGGTAGCTTTGCTTGGTCCTAATGGGGTGGGTAAAAGCACTTTGCTTAAGATTCTTGCTGGACTGTGTGCTCGCTATCAGGGTGAGATCATGATTCAAGGCCACAAAATAGGCTTAGAGAGTAAAAAAATCATCGCTTATTTGAGCGATCAGAATTTTATCGCGCCCCAAGCTATCGCCCTTAAAATGCTCGATTTTTATCAAGATTTTTTTCAAGACTTTAATAGAGAACGGGCCTTAGAGTTGTTGGAACGCTTTAAAATCCCTCTTCAAACTCCTTTTAAATACTTTTCAAAGGGCATGCAAGAACGCTTGCAACTTCTCCTAACTCTCTCTAGGAAAGCCCAACTTTTTCTCTTAGATGAACCTTTGGGGGGGGTAGACCCTTGTGCGCGTGAAGAAATTTTAGCCCTCATTTTAGAGCAGTGCGCCCAAGCAAGTGTCTTGTTGGCCACTCATCTGATTTATGAGATTGCGCCCTACGCCCACCGCGCGATTTTTCTTAAAGAGGGAAAGATACTTGTGTGTGAAAAGAAAGCAGATTTAGAACAAGCCTACAAGGAATGGGCGCGGTGA
- a CDS encoding class II 3-deoxy-7-phosphoheptulonate synthase yields MQKNWHTRSWRDFPILQQPKYPDPLALEAVEKQLKSYPPLVFAKEIRSLKTALKEACAGRAFLLQGGDCAESFNNFSADAIRDLFKVILQMGVVLAFGGRCPVIKVGRIAGQFAKPRSQESECINGVEVPIYRGDMINGTALETREPDPKRLLQAYHQSAATLNLLRAFAKGGLADLKEVHRWNLDFVKNNDFGQQYEALAMQITQALDFMQACGVRNIPALKETDFYTSHEALLLNYEEPLVRQDSLSGQWYSCSAHMLWIGERTRGVDQAHVEFLRGVGNPIGIKIGPNATLDQMIALCNILNPENEAGRLSFIVRMGSAIKQFLPPLLEGMLKAQKKVVWVCDPMHGNTIKTQEGIKTRSFVQILQEVKDFFHIHHALGSHVGGIHLEMTGQNVTECLGGSQAISEECLKQNYNTQCDPRLNATQALELAFLLAQMLKGKD; encoded by the coding sequence ATGCAAAAAAATTGGCATACGCGCTCTTGGCGTGATTTTCCCATTTTACAACAACCCAAATACCCCGATCCTCTAGCCTTAGAGGCGGTAGAAAAGCAGTTAAAGAGTTACCCACCTCTAGTCTTTGCCAAAGAGATCCGTAGTCTGAAAACAGCCCTCAAAGAGGCGTGCGCAGGGCGGGCGTTTTTATTGCAGGGAGGAGATTGTGCAGAGAGTTTTAACAACTTTAGCGCGGACGCCATTAGGGATTTATTTAAGGTGATTTTGCAAATGGGCGTAGTGTTGGCTTTTGGGGGGCGTTGTCCGGTGATCAAGGTGGGGCGCATTGCCGGGCAGTTTGCCAAACCTAGAAGTCAAGAAAGCGAATGTATTAATGGAGTAGAAGTGCCCATTTATCGTGGGGATATGATCAATGGCACGGCCCTAGAGACAAGAGAGCCTGATCCCAAGCGTCTTTTACAAGCTTACCACCAAAGCGCGGCGACCTTAAATTTATTACGCGCCTTTGCTAAGGGCGGATTAGCCGATCTCAAAGAGGTGCACCGCTGGAATTTGGACTTTGTAAAAAATAATGATTTTGGGCAACAATACGAAGCCTTGGCCATGCAAATCACGCAAGCTCTCGACTTCATGCAGGCTTGCGGGGTGCGCAATATTCCCGCCCTCAAAGAAACAGATTTTTACACCAGCCATGAGGCTCTATTGCTCAATTATGAAGAACCTCTTGTGCGCCAAGATAGCTTGAGCGGGCAGTGGTATAGTTGTTCGGCCCATATGTTATGGATTGGAGAGCGCACAAGGGGAGTCGATCAAGCGCATGTAGAGTTTTTACGGGGTGTGGGCAACCCCATTGGCATTAAGATCGGTCCGAATGCGACCCTAGATCAGATGATTGCGCTTTGCAATATTCTCAACCCAGAGAATGAGGCGGGGCGTTTGAGCTTTATTGTGCGCATGGGCAGTGCCATTAAACAATTTCTTCCTCCTCTTTTGGAGGGCATGCTCAAAGCGCAAAAAAAGGTGGTTTGGGTGTGTGATCCTATGCATGGCAATACGATCAAGACCCAAGAGGGGATCAAAACCCGCTCTTTTGTGCAGATTCTCCAAGAGGTTAAGGATTTTTTCCACATCCACCATGCACTAGGAAGTCATGTTGGGGGGATTCACTTAGAAATGACGGGACAAAATGTAACCGAGTGTCTAGGGGGTTCGCAAGCCATCAGTGAAGAATGCCTTAAACAAAATTACAACACGCAGTGCGATCCGCGATTGAATGCTACCCAAGCATTGGAATTGGCTTTTTTGCTAGCCCAAATGCTCAAGGGGAAGGATTAA
- the ruvA gene encoding Holliday junction branch migration protein RuvA → MIVGLIGHVHSIEPTLIALNVRGVVYGVQVSLHTSSLLQEGQEVHLYTSLISKEGDQSLFGFLELEERALFVRLIKISGVGPKIALAILSVYTPLEFATLLETQHTKALQKVPGVGSKLASKIMFDLEGYLPSAHQDPAYIQAVQALESLGFKSLEVQKVCADLKGLSTEEMIKEALQKLR, encoded by the coding sequence ATGATTGTAGGGCTTATAGGCCATGTGCATAGCATCGAACCTACACTGATAGCTCTCAATGTGAGGGGAGTGGTTTATGGCGTGCAAGTAAGTTTACACACCAGTAGCCTCTTGCAAGAAGGGCAGGAAGTTCATTTATATACCTCTCTTATTAGCAAAGAGGGCGATCAGAGCCTCTTTGGCTTTTTGGAACTGGAGGAACGCGCGCTGTTTGTGCGTTTGATTAAAATTAGTGGCGTGGGTCCCAAGATTGCCTTAGCAATTCTCTCTGTCTACACCCCCTTGGAGTTTGCTACTCTACTAGAGACACAGCATACTAAAGCCCTCCAAAAAGTTCCCGGAGTGGGGAGCAAATTGGCCTCTAAGATCATGTTTGATCTTGAGGGTTATCTCCCCTCAGCGCACCAAGACCCGGCTTATATTCAGGCAGTCCAGGCTTTAGAGAGTTTAGGGTTTAAAAGTTTAGAAGTGCAGAAAGTGTGCGCGGATTTAAAAGGTTTGAGCACTGAAGAGATGATCAAAGAAGCGTTACAGAAGTTGAGGTAA
- a CDS encoding FapA family protein, which yields MAFYSKVVNDCGDIHLELEKVAQTHGLDIEELHFDLLKVHTLIRSNPKDVFKLASQEEAKKINEEVFFNDKQNEVIQRYDICIKKKLFEYFFKLQISEDNTELYIIFESPFMLVDDEKLFQEVYTAIEAQMAYHKILLRQMDTQHATLKKNLLHYMQDNQRPNQMLLKRASYRPNKPGQVNFMLKKVWEEKSGQKAPANAIYGAGVGDAVLEYIKPIQGISGRDLMGQYIKVKEEKPIITTFECSADAFEIKESPDKVVYFSKVPQYATLIGQVLKSFTKNSFVEMKSTNTPMFLGGVQNGMILSISAKNEIDNAIESNLEIEAQEIHIKGNVGKNVRLLAKKVIIEGQLHNESRVEADEVFVSNNKGVCKGNKVVCKYADRGSIIAQKCEVDASSGAQIFAREIHIKQLKSNNTLHFSKECALEGVEGSENRFLFSAFADPDTKRILEETKAQMAFHKEKAQRVMAQYQDLNFFLQKNQDTIDKIKNADAMARKALMEEESVQRIYHDFMDCLRRIKVLRAYLLKIQDFNHKSIERLTSIESNMRDARLTRKGPWPAFNSIACNRIYTGRKIQTLQTENGEMVDFKLDGTTLVRTKS from the coding sequence ATGGCATTTTACTCTAAGGTTGTCAATGATTGTGGAGATATTCACTTGGAGTTAGAGAAAGTGGCTCAAACCCATGGTTTGGACATCGAGGAGCTCCATTTTGACTTGCTCAAAGTGCATACCTTGATACGCTCCAATCCTAAAGATGTGTTTAAATTGGCTTCTCAAGAAGAGGCTAAAAAAATCAACGAAGAAGTTTTTTTTAACGATAAACAAAACGAAGTCATCCAACGCTACGACATTTGCATCAAGAAGAAATTATTTGAATATTTTTTCAAATTACAAATTTCAGAAGACAATACAGAGCTTTACATTATCTTTGAAAGCCCCTTTATGTTGGTAGATGATGAAAAGCTCTTCCAAGAAGTGTATACAGCCATAGAGGCTCAAATGGCTTATCATAAGATTTTATTACGGCAAATGGACACCCAGCACGCCACCCTAAAGAAAAATCTATTGCACTATATGCAAGACAATCAACGGCCTAATCAAATGTTGCTCAAGCGGGCTTCATACCGCCCCAATAAGCCCGGCCAAGTGAATTTTATGCTTAAAAAAGTTTGGGAGGAAAAAAGCGGGCAAAAAGCCCCTGCTAATGCGATTTATGGTGCGGGAGTGGGCGATGCGGTGCTAGAGTATATCAAACCTATTCAAGGAATCAGTGGGCGGGATTTGATGGGGCAATATATCAAGGTCAAGGAAGAAAAGCCCATAATCACTACTTTTGAGTGCAGTGCCGATGCTTTTGAGATCAAAGAGAGTCCAGATAAAGTTGTCTATTTTTCTAAAGTCCCTCAATACGCGACCCTCATAGGTCAAGTTCTTAAGAGCTTTACAAAAAATAGCTTTGTAGAAATGAAAAGCACCAACACACCTATGTTTTTAGGAGGTGTGCAAAATGGGATGATTCTCTCTATTAGTGCGAAAAATGAAATCGATAACGCGATTGAGAGTAATTTAGAAATCGAAGCCCAAGAAATTCACATCAAAGGCAATGTGGGTAAGAATGTCCGCCTATTAGCAAAAAAAGTGATCATAGAGGGGCAACTACACAATGAGAGTCGCGTGGAGGCTGATGAGGTGTTTGTGAGCAACAATAAGGGCGTTTGCAAAGGAAATAAAGTTGTATGCAAATACGCCGATAGGGGGAGCATTATCGCCCAAAAATGTGAGGTGGATGCGAGCAGTGGGGCGCAGATTTTTGCTAGAGAAATCCATATCAAGCAACTCAAATCTAACAACACTCTACATTTTTCTAAAGAATGCGCTTTAGAGGGGGTGGAGGGGAGTGAGAATCGCTTTTTGTTCTCCGCCTTTGCTGATCCAGACACTAAGCGTATCTTAGAGGAAACTAAGGCGCAAATGGCTTTTCACAAAGAAAAGGCACAAAGAGTGATGGCGCAGTATCAAGATCTCAATTTCTTTTTGCAGAAAAACCAAGACACAATTGATAAGATTAAAAACGCGGACGCTATGGCGCGTAAAGCTTTAATGGAAGAAGAATCTGTACAACGCATTTACCATGACTTTATGGATTGTTTGCGCCGCATCAAAGTCTTGCGCGCCTACTTGCTCAAAATTCAGGATTTTAACCACAAATCCATAGAACGCCTAACTTCCATTGAATCTAACATGCGCGATGCGCGCCTCACGCGTAAGGGGCCTTGGCCAGCCTTCAATAGCATTGCTTGTAACCGCATTTATACGGGGCGTAAAATCCAAACTCTCCAAACAGAGAATGGGGAGATGGTGGATTTTAAATTAGATGGCACTACTTTAGTGCGGACCAAATCATGA